In one Pseudarthrobacter oxydans genomic region, the following are encoded:
- a CDS encoding saccharopine dehydrogenase NADP-binding domain-containing protein — translation MDTSSREHDLVLYGATGFVGRLIAAYLAEHAPAGMRVGLAGRSSSRLEAVRSQLPAAAHGWALIEADSGDADSIPALAANTRVLFTTVGPYAKHGLPVVEACARAGTHYADLAGEVSFIREAIDRYDALARTTGARIVHSCGYDSVPSDLAVLLLHQAAEADGAGGLAEVQLVAKAKGGLSGGTLESMRGQLDAVRSSTALRSLAADPYALSPDRTREPTTPQPPDAGPARRSADGTWTAPFIMAPVNTRIVRRSNALQGWAYGRSLQYGEVMGVAPGPAGAVLAGAMALGLRAFTGAMAFPPTRKVLDRFLPAPGTGPSISTQRAGWFHSQVTARTEDGQRYQAIAAGPGDPGYAATAVMAGETALALALDGDRLPTAKGSLTPATALGNVLIQRLRAAGHTYQVTKLA, via the coding sequence CGGTATGCGAGTCGGACTCGCGGGCCGGTCCTCGTCCCGGCTCGAGGCGGTTCGGTCGCAGTTGCCGGCCGCGGCGCACGGGTGGGCCCTCATCGAAGCCGACTCGGGGGATGCAGACTCAATCCCCGCCCTGGCTGCGAACACCCGCGTGCTCTTCACCACCGTCGGTCCATACGCAAAACACGGACTGCCCGTCGTCGAGGCCTGTGCCCGGGCCGGTACCCACTACGCCGACCTCGCCGGTGAGGTGTCCTTCATCCGGGAGGCGATCGATCGCTACGACGCTCTGGCCAGGACGACCGGGGCACGGATCGTGCACTCCTGCGGCTACGACTCCGTGCCGTCCGACCTCGCCGTACTGCTGCTTCACCAGGCCGCAGAAGCCGATGGCGCTGGCGGTTTAGCCGAGGTCCAACTCGTTGCTAAGGCCAAGGGCGGCCTCAGCGGAGGCACGCTCGAATCGATGCGCGGGCAGCTCGACGCGGTGCGATCGAGCACCGCCCTGAGGTCACTAGCCGCGGACCCCTACGCTCTGAGCCCCGACCGCACCCGGGAGCCGACAACACCACAGCCACCCGACGCCGGTCCTGCGCGCCGTTCGGCTGACGGCACCTGGACCGCGCCGTTCATCATGGCCCCCGTCAACACCCGGATAGTGCGCCGCAGCAACGCATTGCAGGGTTGGGCCTACGGCCGCTCCCTTCAGTACGGCGAGGTGATGGGGGTGGCCCCCGGACCGGCAGGAGCGGTCCTCGCCGGGGCAATGGCACTCGGGCTTCGGGCATTCACGGGCGCGATGGCCTTCCCGCCCACCCGGAAGGTCCTCGACCGCTTTCTTCCGGCACCGGGTACGGGTCCGAGCATCAGCACGCAGCGCGCGGGCTGGTTCCACTCCCAGGTGACCGCCCGCACCGAGGACGGCCAGCGTTACCAGGCGATTGCTGCTGGCCCCGGTGATCCCGGCTATGCCGCCACCGCCGTGATGGCAGGGGAGACTGCACTCGCTCTTGCCCTCGACGGTGACCGGCTGCCAACCGCTAAAGGGTCGCTGACACCGGCCACCGCACTCGGCAACGTGCTCATACAGCGACTCCGCGCGGCCGGCCACACCTACCAGGTAACCAAACTCGCCTGA
- a CDS encoding alpha/beta hydrolase domain-containing protein, which yields MNTRARASILLTLSLAFAGLSASAVPANAEAPAPPGQGAESAGATPVPTVQGPLAATAESYPFGAASHQEVSQDLSKLGYDEEEYLVSGTSNVYSWPTAGPAQIRTSDAPYTTRVLVRKPAEGQKFSGNVVVEMLNPSNLFDLNIGWAMAHEQIVANGDAWVGITAKPIAVEALKNFDSARYEALSFANPLPLTDPRNCATVAADSSRTTENGLIWDIYSQVGAWLKSNDPANPLRYGSPTTRVEHAYGFGYSQTGGFLVNYINGVHPLVVESDGEPVYDAYMVAVAGGAFAGAYPMNQCETAPPANDVRRQFKDVGVPIMRIMSQSDYLRGIGSRRADSDAPGDRYRHYEMAGAGHATPDELTFSASSEDIIAAGRSVPPASCNEGPRSRFPSSIFFNSALQNLDLWVREGIAPPRAEPILVRDGAPVLDEFGNVQGGLRSPFLDAPTSTWYGTATGASFCFIAGYERPLGQDVLDGLYGNHGDYVAAVKSSVRALEDQAFLTDYDARRLLTEAAQSTTP from the coding sequence ATGAACACCCGTGCCCGAGCATCCATCCTGCTGACGCTGTCCCTCGCCTTTGCGGGCCTCAGCGCGTCAGCCGTTCCAGCCAACGCAGAGGCTCCCGCTCCGCCCGGGCAGGGCGCAGAGTCTGCCGGGGCGACGCCGGTACCCACTGTGCAGGGTCCCTTGGCGGCTACCGCCGAGTCGTACCCGTTCGGTGCGGCCAGCCATCAAGAGGTTTCCCAGGATCTATCGAAGCTCGGTTATGACGAGGAGGAGTATCTGGTCAGCGGCACCTCGAATGTCTACAGCTGGCCCACCGCGGGTCCCGCCCAGATCCGAACCTCCGACGCCCCTTACACCACCCGCGTCCTGGTCCGTAAGCCGGCCGAGGGCCAGAAGTTCAGCGGCAACGTGGTAGTTGAGATGCTCAACCCCAGTAATCTGTTCGACCTCAACATCGGCTGGGCAATGGCCCATGAGCAGATCGTCGCCAACGGAGACGCCTGGGTAGGCATCACCGCCAAGCCGATTGCCGTTGAGGCGCTCAAGAACTTCGATTCGGCGCGGTACGAGGCCTTGTCCTTCGCCAATCCGCTGCCGCTGACCGATCCCCGCAACTGCGCAACGGTGGCCGCTGACTCGTCCCGGACGACGGAGAACGGCCTGATCTGGGACATCTACTCGCAAGTCGGCGCTTGGCTCAAGAGCAATGATCCTGCCAACCCGCTGCGCTACGGATCGCCGACCACCCGCGTGGAGCACGCCTACGGCTTCGGCTATTCCCAGACCGGAGGCTTCCTGGTCAACTACATCAACGGCGTCCACCCGCTCGTCGTCGAATCCGACGGCGAGCCGGTCTATGACGCATACATGGTCGCTGTGGCGGGTGGCGCGTTCGCTGGCGCGTACCCCATGAACCAGTGCGAGACTGCCCCGCCCGCCAACGACGTCCGCCGCCAGTTCAAGGACGTCGGGGTGCCCATCATGCGGATCATGTCCCAGTCTGACTACCTCCGGGGCATCGGATCCCGGCGCGCCGACAGCGACGCTCCAGGGGACCGGTACCGGCACTACGAGATGGCGGGCGCCGGCCACGCCACACCGGACGAGCTCACCTTCTCGGCCTCATCCGAAGACATCATCGCCGCGGGCCGGTCTGTCCCGCCCGCGTCCTGCAACGAGGGGCCGCGCAGCAGGTTCCCCAGCTCCATCTTCTTCAACTCCGCCCTGCAAAACCTCGACCTCTGGGTCCGGGAGGGCATCGCGCCGCCGCGCGCTGAACCGATCCTCGTCCGCGACGGCGCGCCGGTGCTGGACGAGTTCGGCAACGTGCAGGGCGGCCTGCGCTCGCCGTTCCTCGACGCTCCGACGAGCACCTGGTACGGCACTGCCACCGGCGCGTCGTTCTGCTTCATCGCCGGCTACGAGCGGCCCCTTGGGCAGGACGTGCTCGATGGCTTGTACGGGAACCACGGCGACTACGTGGCGGCCGTGAAGAGCAGCGTTCGAGCCCTCGAGGACCAGGCATTCCTGACGGACTACGATGCCCGCCGTCTCCTTACTGAGGCCGCGCAAAGTACGACACCCTGA
- a CDS encoding alpha/beta hydrolase, with amino-acid sequence MIEAAAAVIGRNNVTISGRDDGPVMMFAHGFGCDQAIWRKLLPYFVDDYRLVLFDHVGAGHSDISAYDWDKYGSLNGYASDLLEICAALELDDVILVGHSVSTMIAVIAAVQDPNPFSHLVLLAPSPRHTDDPYDGYVGGFSREDIEGLLASLDSNYFAWAAALAPMVMGNPQEPELAEDLRGSFCRTDPTIARHFAGVTFFSDTRPELKKVRTSCLILQCSDDRLAPPEVGAYLHKNLEHSTLVQLQATGHCPHVSAPEETAREILHYLDTRS; translated from the coding sequence GTGATCGAAGCAGCTGCTGCGGTAATCGGCCGGAACAATGTCACCATATCCGGCCGGGATGATGGGCCTGTGATGATGTTCGCCCACGGTTTTGGCTGCGATCAGGCTATATGGCGGAAGCTGCTGCCCTATTTTGTTGATGATTACCGGCTGGTGCTTTTTGATCATGTTGGTGCAGGACACTCCGACATCAGCGCCTATGACTGGGACAAGTACGGGTCCCTGAATGGGTACGCGTCGGACCTGCTGGAGATTTGCGCCGCCCTTGAACTCGATGACGTCATCCTGGTGGGCCACAGTGTCAGCACGATGATCGCCGTGATCGCCGCAGTGCAGGACCCCAACCCTTTCTCCCACCTGGTCCTGCTTGCTCCTTCACCCCGCCATACGGATGACCCGTACGACGGCTACGTGGGCGGGTTTTCGCGGGAAGACATCGAGGGCCTGCTGGCATCCCTGGACAGCAACTATTTCGCCTGGGCCGCGGCCTTGGCGCCCATGGTGATGGGCAACCCGCAAGAGCCGGAGCTGGCGGAGGATCTGCGTGGCAGCTTCTGCAGGACAGATCCGACCATCGCCCGGCACTTCGCCGGGGTAACCTTTTTCTCCGACACCCGCCCTGAACTGAAGAAGGTGCGCACCAGCTGCCTGATTCTGCAGTGCTCCGACGATCGGCTTGCCCCGCCGGAAGTGGGCGCCTACCTGCACAAGAATCTGGAACACAGCACCCTGGTGCAGCTCCAGGCCACCGGGCACTGCCCCCACGTCAGCGCCCCGGAGGAAACGGCCCGGGAGATTCTCCACTACCTCGATACCCGTTCCTGA
- a CDS encoding ATP-binding cassette domain-containing protein yields MTFRPAPLRAGIALAVVFIAARVIYRVLFNGAGLGSPILLDLPAMRLPAPYAHVVFLGPVTGPGLWAAVLSALPIAGLFIGFGLLNAFVDVARGFVHLARRGPMQGLARTLVVAWAALPALADAVTSVRLAFRLRGERFGPRALVPVLERTLEHAARVAAALELRGFGSRAAHQPGNDDGGPLLVRDARFRIGDAQVRVAGFTPPSGSITVITGPTGSGKSTILRGIAGLLSHVDGGEISGTVRIAGTDRAATPPRDTARLIGVVLQNPRAAFASTRVRDEISLALELRGMPSAAAKARVLEVAERIGVSALLDRNISTLSAGEATLVAIAAAVVEQPPLLLVDEPLADLDTTARRHVIAVLNALAGDGVCIIVAEHRAAALVPVADSWWTIADGALVPGAAPSPPSHRDASHPAPAQPAGDTPVLTATNLAVHRKGTPLVRDASLALYRGEVVALVGPNGAGKSSLLVALALGEGEGGVKTNDGETADGGRVALVPDASDDLFTRDTVEGELRAAERRLARRKNGQQPAPGSAASRLARLRGDVTMPIGHEHPRDLSAGERRVLAIALQTMDSPPVLLIDEPTRGLDPAARKAVSAALRSAADSGTAVLIATHDHDFAHGLGARILPMRDGVAPSPPVTDAPEPLALLPRQAGARPKPITEPDTGAATKPRIRLPRGVELAVLGTANLVALAAFCWPLLAAALPQDAAAALPYAALAIAPLAAVAIVVSLDGSVRSAHTVALLGVLAAVGTAVRVASTGVGGVEAVFILLILAGRAFGARFGMLLGAATIALSSALWGGIGPWTPFQIFACAWVGAGAGLLPRRVRGRAELWMLAGYGVVASYLFGLLTNLWFWPFAVGAGTGISYVPGAPLGTNLSSFLLYSLVTSTAGWDTLRAVTTVIGIAVVGRAILAALRRVKPVSSAGGQAEKAHSAQAKDRLHIGV; encoded by the coding sequence ATGACCTTCCGACCCGCGCCGCTGCGCGCCGGCATTGCTCTCGCCGTCGTGTTCATCGCGGCGCGGGTCATCTACCGCGTCCTTTTCAACGGCGCGGGCCTTGGCTCGCCCATCCTGCTCGACCTGCCAGCCATGCGGCTGCCGGCCCCGTACGCCCACGTGGTGTTCCTCGGTCCGGTCACCGGGCCCGGGCTGTGGGCGGCGGTCCTGTCCGCCCTGCCGATTGCCGGGCTGTTCATCGGGTTCGGCCTGCTAAACGCATTCGTGGACGTGGCCCGCGGCTTCGTGCATCTGGCCCGCCGCGGCCCCATGCAGGGCTTGGCCCGCACCCTGGTCGTGGCGTGGGCGGCACTCCCCGCACTGGCCGACGCCGTGACCTCCGTCCGCCTGGCGTTCCGGTTGCGGGGCGAACGCTTCGGGCCCCGCGCCCTGGTGCCCGTACTCGAGCGCACCCTTGAACACGCGGCCCGGGTTGCCGCCGCCCTGGAGCTGCGCGGCTTCGGGAGCCGCGCCGCACACCAACCAGGGAACGACGACGGCGGCCCGCTCCTGGTGCGCGACGCCCGGTTCCGCATCGGCGACGCACAGGTCCGCGTTGCCGGGTTCACGCCGCCGAGCGGGTCCATCACTGTCATTACGGGGCCCACGGGCTCCGGCAAGTCCACCATCCTGCGGGGCATTGCCGGCCTGCTCTCCCACGTTGACGGCGGCGAGATCTCCGGCACCGTGCGCATCGCCGGAACGGACCGCGCCGCCACGCCGCCCCGCGATACCGCCCGGCTCATCGGCGTCGTCCTGCAGAATCCCCGCGCCGCCTTCGCCAGCACCCGGGTGCGGGACGAGATCTCCCTTGCCCTTGAGCTGCGCGGCATGCCATCAGCCGCGGCCAAGGCCCGGGTGCTGGAGGTCGCCGAGCGCATCGGGGTCTCGGCGCTGCTGGACCGGAACATCAGTACCCTCTCGGCGGGGGAGGCAACGCTCGTGGCCATCGCCGCCGCGGTGGTGGAGCAGCCTCCCCTGCTCCTGGTGGACGAGCCGCTGGCAGACCTCGACACCACGGCCCGCAGGCACGTAATCGCCGTGCTCAATGCCCTCGCCGGTGACGGCGTCTGCATCATCGTGGCGGAGCACCGGGCGGCAGCGCTCGTCCCGGTTGCCGACTCCTGGTGGACTATCGCCGACGGCGCCCTGGTGCCGGGCGCCGCGCCGTCGCCGCCTTCGCACCGCGATGCTTCTCATCCAGCGCCGGCACAGCCTGCGGGCGACACGCCCGTGCTGACAGCGACCAACCTCGCGGTGCACCGCAAGGGCACGCCGCTGGTGCGCGACGCGTCCCTGGCCCTGTACCGCGGCGAAGTGGTGGCCCTGGTGGGGCCGAACGGGGCCGGGAAGTCGTCCCTGCTCGTGGCGCTTGCCTTGGGTGAGGGGGAGGGCGGAGTAAAAACCAACGACGGCGAAACGGCCGACGGCGGTCGCGTCGCCCTGGTGCCGGACGCCTCGGACGACCTCTTCACCAGGGATACGGTCGAGGGAGAGCTCCGTGCGGCCGAGCGGCGCCTTGCGCGCCGAAAGAACGGCCAACAGCCCGCGCCCGGCTCTGCGGCGTCACGCCTGGCCCGGCTGCGGGGCGACGTCACTATGCCCATTGGACACGAGCATCCTCGGGACCTGTCCGCTGGCGAGCGCAGGGTCCTGGCCATCGCGCTGCAGACCATGGACAGTCCCCCGGTGCTCTTGATCGACGAGCCCACCCGCGGGCTCGATCCGGCTGCGCGCAAGGCGGTCTCGGCCGCGCTCCGGTCCGCGGCGGATTCCGGTACCGCTGTCCTGATTGCCACGCACGACCACGACTTTGCCCACGGTCTCGGCGCCCGGATCCTCCCGATGCGTGACGGCGTCGCGCCTTCCCCGCCGGTGACTGACGCGCCGGAACCGCTTGCCCTGCTTCCCCGGCAGGCGGGCGCCCGGCCAAAGCCAATCACCGAACCGGACACCGGCGCAGCAACAAAGCCCCGCATCCGGCTGCCGCGCGGCGTCGAACTCGCCGTCCTCGGAACCGCAAACCTCGTAGCCCTCGCAGCGTTCTGCTGGCCGCTGCTCGCCGCGGCCCTCCCGCAGGACGCAGCCGCCGCCCTCCCCTATGCAGCGCTGGCAATCGCGCCGCTCGCCGCCGTCGCCATCGTGGTGTCCCTGGACGGCTCAGTCCGCTCCGCACACACGGTCGCGCTGCTCGGCGTCCTGGCCGCCGTCGGCACGGCTGTCCGGGTGGCGAGCACCGGCGTCGGGGGCGTCGAAGCAGTGTTCATCCTGCTGATCCTTGCCGGCCGGGCGTTCGGCGCGCGGTTCGGCATGCTGCTCGGCGCCGCCACCATCGCCCTCTCAAGTGCCCTGTGGGGCGGGATCGGGCCGTGGACTCCGTTCCAGATCTTCGCCTGTGCGTGGGTGGGTGCGGGGGCGGGGCTGCTCCCCCGGCGGGTGCGCGGCAGGGCCGAACTGTGGATGCTGGCCGGCTATGGTGTGGTGGCGTCCTACCTGTTCGGCCTGCTGACCAACCTGTGGTTCTGGCCCTTCGCGGTGGGCGCCGGCACCGGCATCTCGTATGTGCCCGGCGCGCCGCTGGGCACCAACCTGAGCAGCTTCCTGCTGTACTCGCTGGTGACGTCGACGGCGGGCTGGGACACCCTGCGCGCCGTCACGACGGTGATCGGCATCGCGGTGGTGGGGCGGGCCATCCTTGCCGCGCTCCGGCGGGTAAAGCCGGTCTCCAGCGCAGGCGGTCAAGCCGAAAAGGCTCATTCCGCCCAGGCCAAAGACCGGCTTCACATCGGGGTTTGA